From a single Nothobranchius furzeri strain GRZ-AD chromosome 7, NfurGRZ-RIMD1, whole genome shotgun sequence genomic region:
- the spice1 gene encoding spindle and centriole-associated protein 1 isoform X1, producing MSLARGSRPQPQGKGKKPVRQKKAPKKDWVSTVHDLSVHKLTPAELSHRHEIHKSHNKAVAQWELKERALKRRFRHAGSPAPLDQASLSIIKEVFSDQLLLQDVLARSDRAMAVVKDLFGDAPQRQTGHPSVTVAPNCDSDLELPVLQRLDSPMQLSLLSQSMMDQEALNEVDVSREDWSSGSRAIRRSNIRQKTTQGRVVPQRKVHRLRNPEDDDDVAPMTPCTSGRAPDQTALNATVAVRRVWSKHSQSDGGGEEASARVSQVLNPDPTSHQPAGIGSYADRTRKCLSQSSKLDGSSPASLSGDQSSLGLLQAMLGQVEADLDALSPDLVPESESSSKHHKTQGLTGFSVALVGTLGRLVHLLKQLRWFTCHVSQTHDQEASSSNADTIIREAEAQKEAEGRRRVEEELKEQRGLIDALTAEIMTLREEAAALQAGLQQRTAELEHKLDSVVLVMGGLGLLGEHTPHKDSDARDALSNVCPSASVAERAPEETRVKVPPAIVLSPPTPSHNWQHSHATHPAPLQQHLPPLDSQRSQEVVQAHGSASSLHSVALSHLSSSSSSPSLSLAPLITQPSPEAMLAEIAQLSRQAELMRSQLNQAKGLGPGIAGLPNSNSSQQGGRSPDSIPQDVGERRASGSSRNQNIQSLDETSSQQSSTSHTPSVEQRLLELNRQSAAARSRLLELIELQKQNVSIRVSPSVSPVLSSVFSPNTAAESGSLEESVLRPGRDVQTQQRSAGSDESPRSFETRNEKSQPQKQRGREGWFSLSAHTR from the exons ATGTCTTTAGCCAGAGGTAGCCGTCCTCAACCACAGGGCAAAGGAAAGAAGCCTGTACGTCAGAAGAAGGCTCCCAAAAAAGACTGGGTG AGCACTGTCCATGACCTATCCGTGCACAAGCTGACGCCTGCTGAGCTG AGTCATCGACATGAGATTCACAAATCCCACAATAAAGCTGTGGCCCAGTGGGAGCTGAAGGAGCGAGCTCTGAAACGCCGTTTCAGACACGCTGGGAGCCCTGCTCCTTTGGACCAAGCCAGCCTCAGCATCATCAAAGAG GTGTTCTCCgatcagctgctgctgcaggatgTGCTGGCCCGTTCTGACAGAGCCATGGCTGTGGTCAAGGACCTGTTTGGAGATGCTCCACAGAGGCAGACCG GGCATCCCAGTGTGACCGTTGCTCCCAACTGTGACTCTGACTTGGAACTACCTGTTCTCCAAAGACTAGATTCTCCTATGCAGCTGTCGCTTCTCAGCCAATCAATGATGGATCAAGAG GCTCTTAATGAAGTAGATGTTTCCAGGGAGGACTGGAGTTCAGGCAGTCGTGCCATCAGAAG ATCCAACATACGACAAAAGACGACTCAGGGTAGAGTCGTGCCACAAAGGAAAGTCCATCGTCTCAGAAAtcctgaagatgatgatgatgttgctcCTATGACACCCTGCACGTCAGGAAGAGCCCCAGATCAGACAG CTCTAAATGCCACTGTGGCCGTCAGACGTGTTTGGTCCAAACACAGTCAGTCAGATGGAGGTGGAGAGGAAGCTTCTGCTCGTGTGTCTCAGGTCCTGAATCCTGATCCTACTTCACACCAGCCAG CAGGAATCGGGAGTTATGCCGACAGGACCAGGAAGTGTCTTTCTCAAAGCTCAAAGCTGGATGGCTCCTCTCCCGCCTCTCTTAGTGGAGACCAGTCCAGCCTGGGTCTGCTGCAGGCCATGTTGGGTCAGGTCGAGGCTGACCTGGATGCTCTGAGTCCTGATTTGGTACCAGAATCCGAAAGCAGTTCAAAACACCACAAAACCCAGGGCCTCACTGGATTTTCTGTCGCTTTGGTCGGCACTCTGGGGCGCCTCGTGCATCTGCTCAAACAG CTGAGATGGTTCACGTGTCACGTCAGCCAAACCCACGATCAGGAGGCTTCATCTTCAAATGCAGACACAATTATC AGGGAAGCTGAAGCTCAGAAGGAggcagaaggaagaagaagagtggaggaggagctgaAGGAGCAGCGGGGGCTGATCGATGCTCTCACAGCTGAAATCATGACTCTACGAGAGGAGGCCGCTGCCCTGCAG GCAGGGCTGCAGCAACGCACGGCTGAGCTGGAGCACAAACTGGACTCGGTGGTGTTGGTGATGGGAGGACTGGGGCTGCTGGGGGAACACACGCCACATAAAGACTCTGATGCCAGGGATGCTCTTTCAAACG TTTGTCCGTCTGCTTCTGTTGCTGAGAGAGCTCCTGAGGAAACACGAGTTAAAGTTCCTCCTGCCATCGTGCTTTCTCCTCCTACACCGAGCCATAACTGGCAACACAGTCACG CAACTCATCCTGCTCCTCTGCAGCAGCATCTTCCTCCTTTAGACTCCCAGCGTTCCCAGGAGGTTGTCCAGGCTCACGGTTCTGCCTCCAGCCTCCACAGCGTTGCACTCAGCCAcctttcttcctcctcctcctctccatccCTCAGCCTGGCTCCTCTCATCACCCAGCCCTCTCCAGAAGCCATGCTGGCTGAGATCGCTCAGCTGAGCAGGCAGGCTGAGCTGATGCGGTCTCAGCTCAACCAGGCCAAGGGTCTTGGACCTGGGATCGCAGGACTTCCCAACAGCAACAGCAGCCAACAGGGAGGACGGAGTCCTGACAGCATTCCTCAGGACGTCGGGGAGAGGAGGGCGTCTGGGTCCAGCAGAAACCAGAACATCCAGTCTCTCGATGAGACGTCGAGTCAGCAG TCCTCCACGTCTCACACCCCGAGTGTGGAACAGCGCCTCCTGGAGCTCAACAGGCAGAGCGCAGCAGCCCGGAGTCGACTGCTGGAGCTCATCGAGTTACAGAAGCAAAATGTTTCCATTAGAGTGTCTCCCTCCGTCTCTCCTGTCCTCTCTTCTGTCTTCAGTCCAAACACAGCAG CTGAAAGTGGAAGCTTAGAAGAGTCTGTGCTGCGGCCAGGGAGGGACGTCCAGACACAGCAGCG CTCTGCAGGTTCTGATGAGTCTCCTCGCAGCTTTGAAACCAGGAATGAAAAGTCACAG CCGCAGAAGCAGAGAGGACGAGAAGGCTGGTTCTCCTTGTCTGCTCACACCAGATGA
- the spice1 gene encoding spindle and centriole-associated protein 1 isoform X2, with protein MSLARGSRPQPQGKGKKPVRQKKAPKKDWVSTVHDLSVHKLTPAELSHRHEIHKSHNKAVAQWELKERALKRRFRHAGSPAPLDQASLSIIKEVFSDQLLLQDVLARSDRAMAVVKDLFGDAPQRQTGHPSVTVAPNCDSDLELPVLQRLDSPMQLSLLSQSMMDQEALNEVDVSREDWSSGSRAIRRSNIRQKTTQGRVVPQRKVHRLRNPEDDDDVAPMTPCTSGRAPDQTALNATVAVRRVWSKHSQSDGGGEEASARVSQVLNPDPTSHQPGIGSYADRTRKCLSQSSKLDGSSPASLSGDQSSLGLLQAMLGQVEADLDALSPDLVPESESSSKHHKTQGLTGFSVALVGTLGRLVHLLKQLRWFTCHVSQTHDQEASSSNADTIIREAEAQKEAEGRRRVEEELKEQRGLIDALTAEIMTLREEAAALQAGLQQRTAELEHKLDSVVLVMGGLGLLGEHTPHKDSDARDALSNVCPSASVAERAPEETRVKVPPAIVLSPPTPSHNWQHSHATHPAPLQQHLPPLDSQRSQEVVQAHGSASSLHSVALSHLSSSSSSPSLSLAPLITQPSPEAMLAEIAQLSRQAELMRSQLNQAKGLGPGIAGLPNSNSSQQGGRSPDSIPQDVGERRASGSSRNQNIQSLDETSSQQSSTSHTPSVEQRLLELNRQSAAARSRLLELIELQKQNVSIRVSPSVSPVLSSVFSPNTAAESGSLEESVLRPGRDVQTQQRSAGSDESPRSFETRNEKSQPQKQRGREGWFSLSAHTR; from the exons ATGTCTTTAGCCAGAGGTAGCCGTCCTCAACCACAGGGCAAAGGAAAGAAGCCTGTACGTCAGAAGAAGGCTCCCAAAAAAGACTGGGTG AGCACTGTCCATGACCTATCCGTGCACAAGCTGACGCCTGCTGAGCTG AGTCATCGACATGAGATTCACAAATCCCACAATAAAGCTGTGGCCCAGTGGGAGCTGAAGGAGCGAGCTCTGAAACGCCGTTTCAGACACGCTGGGAGCCCTGCTCCTTTGGACCAAGCCAGCCTCAGCATCATCAAAGAG GTGTTCTCCgatcagctgctgctgcaggatgTGCTGGCCCGTTCTGACAGAGCCATGGCTGTGGTCAAGGACCTGTTTGGAGATGCTCCACAGAGGCAGACCG GGCATCCCAGTGTGACCGTTGCTCCCAACTGTGACTCTGACTTGGAACTACCTGTTCTCCAAAGACTAGATTCTCCTATGCAGCTGTCGCTTCTCAGCCAATCAATGATGGATCAAGAG GCTCTTAATGAAGTAGATGTTTCCAGGGAGGACTGGAGTTCAGGCAGTCGTGCCATCAGAAG ATCCAACATACGACAAAAGACGACTCAGGGTAGAGTCGTGCCACAAAGGAAAGTCCATCGTCTCAGAAAtcctgaagatgatgatgatgttgctcCTATGACACCCTGCACGTCAGGAAGAGCCCCAGATCAGACAG CTCTAAATGCCACTGTGGCCGTCAGACGTGTTTGGTCCAAACACAGTCAGTCAGATGGAGGTGGAGAGGAAGCTTCTGCTCGTGTGTCTCAGGTCCTGAATCCTGATCCTACTTCACACCAGCCAG GAATCGGGAGTTATGCCGACAGGACCAGGAAGTGTCTTTCTCAAAGCTCAAAGCTGGATGGCTCCTCTCCCGCCTCTCTTAGTGGAGACCAGTCCAGCCTGGGTCTGCTGCAGGCCATGTTGGGTCAGGTCGAGGCTGACCTGGATGCTCTGAGTCCTGATTTGGTACCAGAATCCGAAAGCAGTTCAAAACACCACAAAACCCAGGGCCTCACTGGATTTTCTGTCGCTTTGGTCGGCACTCTGGGGCGCCTCGTGCATCTGCTCAAACAG CTGAGATGGTTCACGTGTCACGTCAGCCAAACCCACGATCAGGAGGCTTCATCTTCAAATGCAGACACAATTATC AGGGAAGCTGAAGCTCAGAAGGAggcagaaggaagaagaagagtggaggaggagctgaAGGAGCAGCGGGGGCTGATCGATGCTCTCACAGCTGAAATCATGACTCTACGAGAGGAGGCCGCTGCCCTGCAG GCAGGGCTGCAGCAACGCACGGCTGAGCTGGAGCACAAACTGGACTCGGTGGTGTTGGTGATGGGAGGACTGGGGCTGCTGGGGGAACACACGCCACATAAAGACTCTGATGCCAGGGATGCTCTTTCAAACG TTTGTCCGTCTGCTTCTGTTGCTGAGAGAGCTCCTGAGGAAACACGAGTTAAAGTTCCTCCTGCCATCGTGCTTTCTCCTCCTACACCGAGCCATAACTGGCAACACAGTCACG CAACTCATCCTGCTCCTCTGCAGCAGCATCTTCCTCCTTTAGACTCCCAGCGTTCCCAGGAGGTTGTCCAGGCTCACGGTTCTGCCTCCAGCCTCCACAGCGTTGCACTCAGCCAcctttcttcctcctcctcctctccatccCTCAGCCTGGCTCCTCTCATCACCCAGCCCTCTCCAGAAGCCATGCTGGCTGAGATCGCTCAGCTGAGCAGGCAGGCTGAGCTGATGCGGTCTCAGCTCAACCAGGCCAAGGGTCTTGGACCTGGGATCGCAGGACTTCCCAACAGCAACAGCAGCCAACAGGGAGGACGGAGTCCTGACAGCATTCCTCAGGACGTCGGGGAGAGGAGGGCGTCTGGGTCCAGCAGAAACCAGAACATCCAGTCTCTCGATGAGACGTCGAGTCAGCAG TCCTCCACGTCTCACACCCCGAGTGTGGAACAGCGCCTCCTGGAGCTCAACAGGCAGAGCGCAGCAGCCCGGAGTCGACTGCTGGAGCTCATCGAGTTACAGAAGCAAAATGTTTCCATTAGAGTGTCTCCCTCCGTCTCTCCTGTCCTCTCTTCTGTCTTCAGTCCAAACACAGCAG CTGAAAGTGGAAGCTTAGAAGAGTCTGTGCTGCGGCCAGGGAGGGACGTCCAGACACAGCAGCG CTCTGCAGGTTCTGATGAGTCTCCTCGCAGCTTTGAAACCAGGAATGAAAAGTCACAG CCGCAGAAGCAGAGAGGACGAGAAGGCTGGTTCTCCTTGTCTGCTCACACCAGATGA
- the spice1 gene encoding spindle and centriole-associated protein 1 isoform X5, which yields MSLARGSRPQPQGKGKKPVRQKKAPKKDWVSTVHDLSVHKLTPAELSHRHEIHKSHNKAVAQWELKERALKRRFRHAGSPAPLDQASLSIIKEVFSDQLLLQDVLARSDRAMAVVKDLFGDAPQRQTGHPSVTVAPNCDSDLELPVLQRLDSPMQLSLLSQSMMDQEALNEVDVSREDWSSGSRAIRRSNIRQKTTQGRVVPQRKVHRLRNPEDDDDVAPMTPCTSGRAPDQTALNATVAVRRVWSKHSQSDGGGEEASARVSQVLNPDPTSHQPAGIGSYADRTRKCLSQSSKLDGSSPASLSGDQSSLGLLQAMLGQVEADLDALSPDLREAEAQKEAEGRRRVEEELKEQRGLIDALTAEIMTLREEAAALQAGLQQRTAELEHKLDSVVLVMGGLGLLGEHTPHKDSDARDALSNVCPSASVAERAPEETRVKVPPAIVLSPPTPSHNWQHSHATHPAPLQQHLPPLDSQRSQEVVQAHGSASSLHSVALSHLSSSSSSPSLSLAPLITQPSPEAMLAEIAQLSRQAELMRSQLNQAKGLGPGIAGLPNSNSSQQGGRSPDSIPQDVGERRASGSSRNQNIQSLDETSSQQSSTSHTPSVEQRLLELNRQSAAARSRLLELIELQKQNVSIRVSPSVSPVLSSVFSPNTAAESGSLEESVLRPGRDVQTQQRSAGSDESPRSFETRNEKSQPQKQRGREGWFSLSAHTR from the exons ATGTCTTTAGCCAGAGGTAGCCGTCCTCAACCACAGGGCAAAGGAAAGAAGCCTGTACGTCAGAAGAAGGCTCCCAAAAAAGACTGGGTG AGCACTGTCCATGACCTATCCGTGCACAAGCTGACGCCTGCTGAGCTG AGTCATCGACATGAGATTCACAAATCCCACAATAAAGCTGTGGCCCAGTGGGAGCTGAAGGAGCGAGCTCTGAAACGCCGTTTCAGACACGCTGGGAGCCCTGCTCCTTTGGACCAAGCCAGCCTCAGCATCATCAAAGAG GTGTTCTCCgatcagctgctgctgcaggatgTGCTGGCCCGTTCTGACAGAGCCATGGCTGTGGTCAAGGACCTGTTTGGAGATGCTCCACAGAGGCAGACCG GGCATCCCAGTGTGACCGTTGCTCCCAACTGTGACTCTGACTTGGAACTACCTGTTCTCCAAAGACTAGATTCTCCTATGCAGCTGTCGCTTCTCAGCCAATCAATGATGGATCAAGAG GCTCTTAATGAAGTAGATGTTTCCAGGGAGGACTGGAGTTCAGGCAGTCGTGCCATCAGAAG ATCCAACATACGACAAAAGACGACTCAGGGTAGAGTCGTGCCACAAAGGAAAGTCCATCGTCTCAGAAAtcctgaagatgatgatgatgttgctcCTATGACACCCTGCACGTCAGGAAGAGCCCCAGATCAGACAG CTCTAAATGCCACTGTGGCCGTCAGACGTGTTTGGTCCAAACACAGTCAGTCAGATGGAGGTGGAGAGGAAGCTTCTGCTCGTGTGTCTCAGGTCCTGAATCCTGATCCTACTTCACACCAGCCAG CAGGAATCGGGAGTTATGCCGACAGGACCAGGAAGTGTCTTTCTCAAAGCTCAAAGCTGGATGGCTCCTCTCCCGCCTCTCTTAGTGGAGACCAGTCCAGCCTGGGTCTGCTGCAGGCCATGTTGGGTCAGGTCGAGGCTGACCTGGATGCTCTGAGTCCTGATTTG AGGGAAGCTGAAGCTCAGAAGGAggcagaaggaagaagaagagtggaggaggagctgaAGGAGCAGCGGGGGCTGATCGATGCTCTCACAGCTGAAATCATGACTCTACGAGAGGAGGCCGCTGCCCTGCAG GCAGGGCTGCAGCAACGCACGGCTGAGCTGGAGCACAAACTGGACTCGGTGGTGTTGGTGATGGGAGGACTGGGGCTGCTGGGGGAACACACGCCACATAAAGACTCTGATGCCAGGGATGCTCTTTCAAACG TTTGTCCGTCTGCTTCTGTTGCTGAGAGAGCTCCTGAGGAAACACGAGTTAAAGTTCCTCCTGCCATCGTGCTTTCTCCTCCTACACCGAGCCATAACTGGCAACACAGTCACG CAACTCATCCTGCTCCTCTGCAGCAGCATCTTCCTCCTTTAGACTCCCAGCGTTCCCAGGAGGTTGTCCAGGCTCACGGTTCTGCCTCCAGCCTCCACAGCGTTGCACTCAGCCAcctttcttcctcctcctcctctccatccCTCAGCCTGGCTCCTCTCATCACCCAGCCCTCTCCAGAAGCCATGCTGGCTGAGATCGCTCAGCTGAGCAGGCAGGCTGAGCTGATGCGGTCTCAGCTCAACCAGGCCAAGGGTCTTGGACCTGGGATCGCAGGACTTCCCAACAGCAACAGCAGCCAACAGGGAGGACGGAGTCCTGACAGCATTCCTCAGGACGTCGGGGAGAGGAGGGCGTCTGGGTCCAGCAGAAACCAGAACATCCAGTCTCTCGATGAGACGTCGAGTCAGCAG TCCTCCACGTCTCACACCCCGAGTGTGGAACAGCGCCTCCTGGAGCTCAACAGGCAGAGCGCAGCAGCCCGGAGTCGACTGCTGGAGCTCATCGAGTTACAGAAGCAAAATGTTTCCATTAGAGTGTCTCCCTCCGTCTCTCCTGTCCTCTCTTCTGTCTTCAGTCCAAACACAGCAG CTGAAAGTGGAAGCTTAGAAGAGTCTGTGCTGCGGCCAGGGAGGGACGTCCAGACACAGCAGCG CTCTGCAGGTTCTGATGAGTCTCCTCGCAGCTTTGAAACCAGGAATGAAAAGTCACAG CCGCAGAAGCAGAGAGGACGAGAAGGCTGGTTCTCCTTGTCTGCTCACACCAGATGA
- the spice1 gene encoding spindle and centriole-associated protein 1 isoform X3 — MSLARGSRPQPQGKGKKPVRQKKAPKKDWVSTVHDLSVHKLTPAELSHRHEIHKSHNKAVAQWELKERALKRRFRHAGSPAPLDQASLSIIKEVFSDQLLLQDVLARSDRAMAVVKDLFGDAPQRQTGHPSVTVAPNCDSDLELPVLQRLDSPMQLSLLSQSMMDQEALNEVDVSREDWSSGSRAIRRSNIRQKTTQGRVVPQRKVHRLRNPEDDDDVAPMTPCTSGRAPDQTALNATVAVRRVWSKHSQSDGGGEEASARVSQVLNPDPTSHQPAGIGSYADRTRKCLSQSSKLDGSSPASLSGDQSSLGLLQAMLGQVEADLDALSPDLVPESESSSKHHKTQGLTGFSVALVGTLGRLVHLLKQREAEAQKEAEGRRRVEEELKEQRGLIDALTAEIMTLREEAAALQAGLQQRTAELEHKLDSVVLVMGGLGLLGEHTPHKDSDARDALSNVCPSASVAERAPEETRVKVPPAIVLSPPTPSHNWQHSHATHPAPLQQHLPPLDSQRSQEVVQAHGSASSLHSVALSHLSSSSSSPSLSLAPLITQPSPEAMLAEIAQLSRQAELMRSQLNQAKGLGPGIAGLPNSNSSQQGGRSPDSIPQDVGERRASGSSRNQNIQSLDETSSQQSSTSHTPSVEQRLLELNRQSAAARSRLLELIELQKQNVSIRVSPSVSPVLSSVFSPNTAAESGSLEESVLRPGRDVQTQQRSAGSDESPRSFETRNEKSQPQKQRGREGWFSLSAHTR, encoded by the exons ATGTCTTTAGCCAGAGGTAGCCGTCCTCAACCACAGGGCAAAGGAAAGAAGCCTGTACGTCAGAAGAAGGCTCCCAAAAAAGACTGGGTG AGCACTGTCCATGACCTATCCGTGCACAAGCTGACGCCTGCTGAGCTG AGTCATCGACATGAGATTCACAAATCCCACAATAAAGCTGTGGCCCAGTGGGAGCTGAAGGAGCGAGCTCTGAAACGCCGTTTCAGACACGCTGGGAGCCCTGCTCCTTTGGACCAAGCCAGCCTCAGCATCATCAAAGAG GTGTTCTCCgatcagctgctgctgcaggatgTGCTGGCCCGTTCTGACAGAGCCATGGCTGTGGTCAAGGACCTGTTTGGAGATGCTCCACAGAGGCAGACCG GGCATCCCAGTGTGACCGTTGCTCCCAACTGTGACTCTGACTTGGAACTACCTGTTCTCCAAAGACTAGATTCTCCTATGCAGCTGTCGCTTCTCAGCCAATCAATGATGGATCAAGAG GCTCTTAATGAAGTAGATGTTTCCAGGGAGGACTGGAGTTCAGGCAGTCGTGCCATCAGAAG ATCCAACATACGACAAAAGACGACTCAGGGTAGAGTCGTGCCACAAAGGAAAGTCCATCGTCTCAGAAAtcctgaagatgatgatgatgttgctcCTATGACACCCTGCACGTCAGGAAGAGCCCCAGATCAGACAG CTCTAAATGCCACTGTGGCCGTCAGACGTGTTTGGTCCAAACACAGTCAGTCAGATGGAGGTGGAGAGGAAGCTTCTGCTCGTGTGTCTCAGGTCCTGAATCCTGATCCTACTTCACACCAGCCAG CAGGAATCGGGAGTTATGCCGACAGGACCAGGAAGTGTCTTTCTCAAAGCTCAAAGCTGGATGGCTCCTCTCCCGCCTCTCTTAGTGGAGACCAGTCCAGCCTGGGTCTGCTGCAGGCCATGTTGGGTCAGGTCGAGGCTGACCTGGATGCTCTGAGTCCTGATTTGGTACCAGAATCCGAAAGCAGTTCAAAACACCACAAAACCCAGGGCCTCACTGGATTTTCTGTCGCTTTGGTCGGCACTCTGGGGCGCCTCGTGCATCTGCTCAAACAG AGGGAAGCTGAAGCTCAGAAGGAggcagaaggaagaagaagagtggaggaggagctgaAGGAGCAGCGGGGGCTGATCGATGCTCTCACAGCTGAAATCATGACTCTACGAGAGGAGGCCGCTGCCCTGCAG GCAGGGCTGCAGCAACGCACGGCTGAGCTGGAGCACAAACTGGACTCGGTGGTGTTGGTGATGGGAGGACTGGGGCTGCTGGGGGAACACACGCCACATAAAGACTCTGATGCCAGGGATGCTCTTTCAAACG TTTGTCCGTCTGCTTCTGTTGCTGAGAGAGCTCCTGAGGAAACACGAGTTAAAGTTCCTCCTGCCATCGTGCTTTCTCCTCCTACACCGAGCCATAACTGGCAACACAGTCACG CAACTCATCCTGCTCCTCTGCAGCAGCATCTTCCTCCTTTAGACTCCCAGCGTTCCCAGGAGGTTGTCCAGGCTCACGGTTCTGCCTCCAGCCTCCACAGCGTTGCACTCAGCCAcctttcttcctcctcctcctctccatccCTCAGCCTGGCTCCTCTCATCACCCAGCCCTCTCCAGAAGCCATGCTGGCTGAGATCGCTCAGCTGAGCAGGCAGGCTGAGCTGATGCGGTCTCAGCTCAACCAGGCCAAGGGTCTTGGACCTGGGATCGCAGGACTTCCCAACAGCAACAGCAGCCAACAGGGAGGACGGAGTCCTGACAGCATTCCTCAGGACGTCGGGGAGAGGAGGGCGTCTGGGTCCAGCAGAAACCAGAACATCCAGTCTCTCGATGAGACGTCGAGTCAGCAG TCCTCCACGTCTCACACCCCGAGTGTGGAACAGCGCCTCCTGGAGCTCAACAGGCAGAGCGCAGCAGCCCGGAGTCGACTGCTGGAGCTCATCGAGTTACAGAAGCAAAATGTTTCCATTAGAGTGTCTCCCTCCGTCTCTCCTGTCCTCTCTTCTGTCTTCAGTCCAAACACAGCAG CTGAAAGTGGAAGCTTAGAAGAGTCTGTGCTGCGGCCAGGGAGGGACGTCCAGACACAGCAGCG CTCTGCAGGTTCTGATGAGTCTCCTCGCAGCTTTGAAACCAGGAATGAAAAGTCACAG CCGCAGAAGCAGAGAGGACGAGAAGGCTGGTTCTCCTTGTCTGCTCACACCAGATGA